In a genomic window of Heterodontus francisci isolate sHetFra1 chromosome 21, sHetFra1.hap1, whole genome shotgun sequence:
- the LOC137381119 gene encoding probable G-protein coupled receptor 139, with protein MQSTCTPDCFVLSAVTLIRGALLGVCAKPYQVQSCELPNLSHNALISLIDRLGFQSHGLDTRAVCRNSCSFPEVWETWLNTGKAGKKIKSALSRLITIFKLLSYLLGAVVRPNPCPTLINLEMGDLEVHWGQGSEFINFNFCPEPNPPIYVNLLAIVILSRGKCGLSTCTIRYLVAMATADLLVIITDVTLSRISYYYFPGSFLNITPVCSFIDILLRAARDCSVWFTVTFSFDRFVVICCQKLKTKYCTEKTAAVVLATTCIMLCLKNVPVYFIFDPAEIIDNVPWDCYTKSSYYTEFGWVGFDWFDKVLTPLLPFALILLLNALTVRHILVASRFRKGLRGQSKGDNRSDPEMESRRKSVILLFTISGSFILLWLMYVIDFLYYNITGTDPKDYNESEYIFEEVADMLQIFSCCTNTFIYGVTQSKFREQLKSVLKYPVTSIIQLINKQNN; from the exons atgcagtcaa CTTGcactcctgattgcttcgtgctgtctgcagttacactgataagaggggccctgctTGGTGTTTGTGCTAAGCCGTACCAGGTTCAAAGCTGCGAGCtacctaacttgtcccacaatgccttga tcagcctgattgacaggcttggcttccaatcACACGGGCTGGACACCAGAGCAGTTTGCAGGAACAG CTGCAGCTTTCCTGAGGTCTGGGAAACCTGGCTGAATACAGGTAAAGCTGGGAAAAAGATTAAATCAGCGCTTTCCAGactcattacaatatttaaattaCTATCCTACCTGTTGGGAGCAGTTGTCCGCCCCAACCCCTGCCCGACTCTGATAAACCTGGAAATGGGCGATTTGGAGGTGCATTGGGGTCAGGGTTCAGAGTTTATAAATTTTAACTTCTGTCCTGAGCCGAATCCACCCATTTATG ttaatttactggcgattgtgatcctttcCCGGGGGaaatgcggactctccacctgcaccattcgctacctggtagccatggcaacagcagatctactggtcattattacTGATGTCACACTGAgccggatcagttattattatttcccaggatctttcctgaacatcacccctgtgtgtagttttATCGACATCCTGCTTCGCGCAGcaagagactgttctgtctggttcaccgtcactttctcctttgatcgatttgtggtcatttgttgccagaaactgaaaactaaatattgcactgagaaaacagcggctgtggttctcgcaacaacctgcattatgctctgtttaaaaaatgtcCCCGTGTACTTTATATTTGATCCTGCAgaaataatcgacaatgtaccatgggACTGTTATACAAagtcaagctattatactgagttCGGATGGGTGGgttttgactggtttgataaggttttaaccccattgctcccattcgctttaattctgctgctcaatgctcttacagtcagacatattttagtggccagtcgattccgcaagggactgaggggtcagagcaagggagacaatcgcagtgacccagagatggagagcagaaggaagtctgtgattttactcttcaccatatctggcagtttcattctTCTGTGGCTGATGTATGTTAtagatttcttatattataacattacaggaacagaTCCCAAGGATTATAATGAATCTGAATATATATTTGAAGAAGTCGCAGATATGCTGCAGATtttcagttgctgcacaaacacatttatttacggggtgactcagtccaagttcagagagcagctcaagagTGTattgaaatatccggttacatcaattattcaattaattaataaacaaaacaactga